The DNA window GTGATCGAGTAAGAACCATTAACACCAAGTTTCTATACACACAAAGCTGTTGTTGCTGTTAGCCCCTAGTCACCCCACACAGTCTAGACAGTGCAGCCACGGTTTACAGCAGAAAGGGATTTGGTGATTGCAGACATCTAGATTAGATTAGACTAgcaggggctggggtgtagctcagtagtagagtgaTCTGACTTTGAAGTGAAATGAAAATTCATTAGTAACTGTGAGACTAGCGCTGGCAGGCCTTCCCCCTGGCAGTGGAAGTGTAGGAGAGAGACCTACTGAGATTCTTCTCTCTTGTGTGTTTCCTCAGGGAACTCTGACAGCAGACAAGAATGAGATTCTGTTTTCTCAGTTCCACATCAACTACAATGATGAGCCACACATGTATAGGAAAGGGACAGTGTTGGTGTGGCAGAAGGTAAGGCTACATATTCAGAGAGAAACGGTGGCTGGGGTGTGGGAGCCCTCATCTTTCCCAGGTTGTTTCTGCCCACCACCCCATATGTGGTTAAGATGCTGGTTGCTAACGTGACATAGATACTTTGCAAAAGGAGGCACTGTAGAGGGATAGTTGCATGTTTGTTTGTCAGGCTGTTGTGGCCTGGAGTCTCTCATAGCAGATGTAAATAATACCACAGAATTTTAAATTAGTGcacttgttttctgtgttcccGTGTCAAATAAACCCTCTTCATGGGTAGAatatagagctggagagatggcctagcagTTAAGACCGCTTGTTCTTGTTtgaaggacttgggttcagttcccagcacccatgcggtggctcacaaccatccgtaactccagtcccaggaaattCAGAATCTCCTGACCTCAGGCACAGCTTGCATACGCCATACCTATTTTGCCttcattaaacatttaaaaaatactttttcctgtgctggatGGTATTATTAAATGGTTTATCCCCTTCAAGACAGCTGGAGTACTGAGCACTAAGAGATACTGTAAAGCAGGAATAAAAGTAGCAAATAAGACACTTTGACTTTCAGCAATTTTATTAGATTTCCCCAGACATTCATCCTAATCATCTGGAATGCCTCTACACTTAGTTCCACCAATATTTTCTCTGCTATCAGCTCATGGCCATTAATTATCTCTAAATCCATTTCTTTTcatgttagttcttttttttttttaagatttatttatttattatgtatacagcgtTCTGCCAGCATGTAggcctgcaccccagaagagggcaccagatctcattatagatggttgtgagccactgtgtggttgctgggaactgaactcaggacctctggaagaacagacagggctcttaacctctgagccttttctccagtcctcatgctagtatgtatgtatgtatgtatgtatgcgtgtatTTATATTAGGCAGAGAAAAAGTGCCTTTAAGTTCCATAGTTTGCTAATAGGAAATGaattcccttctcccttctttgtttgTAATTCCACTCTATTAGTCAGtgcctctgaagaaagagaaaaataggatgaatataaacatatttatataagtataaatacatattcatatgtatatatgttgttttttttttttttttactaaatcaACTTACACTAAAATAGTAACAACAGTTGCCTCTCGCCTAAGAGGATGAGAAGCCATTAGTTGCCTTGTTCTTGGGCTAGGTGCCTCAGCACTTGGAGTTGTTCCTCAGAGGCTGTCTCATACTGGAAAGGCAGAGAACCCTGTAATTCTGCAGTCTACCGGGCTGGGTCACTGGGTAGTCCTAGTCTGGCACTGAAACCCTGGAAGTCTACTGGTGTTGCTGGGTCCTTAGTCAACAATGGAAGCTGGTTCTAGTACCAGAAGATGCTGCCGACTGAGAGTGTGTCTACCTGTATTAAGTAAGACAATCTAGAAGATTGTTCAGTTGAGTGTTCCTACTCAGATGGTTCTAAGTTGTGGCAAGATGACATAAAACCAACCATCACAATCACTTTTCAAAATATAGTAACCTTTTCccaagatttgttgttgttgaaaatgtTGTATTGCTGAGGATCAAGCCAGGGCCTTCTATATGCTAGAGAGGAACTCCATCACAAATCTATTGCCACAGCCCTAAAGGTACCATTTGTTCcatatgtttttgagacaaggcctcactgtgtagccctggctagcctgaaactcactatgcagaccaagcTAGTCTTGAACCTATAAAAATCTGCCCACCtcgagagtgctgggattgaaggtgtgtgctccATACTGGTCTAAATGTATTTCTACATGGAAAGAGGTCTACCCTGTTGATACATAAAACTCCCATAGTCAGTGCCATATCAAGGAAAAAGGTGAATTTCTCCCATAATTCTCTTTGTGTTCCTATCCCACTCTCAACACTCTCCCTGCTTTATCTTTTGCCTGTAGGTAGATGAAGTCAGGGCACAAGAAGTTAGACTGCCAgcagagatggaaggagagaagatgaTTGTGACTCGGACCAGAAACCGGCTGGTGCCCCTGTACTGCGATCTCATTGGGGATGCTTTCTGGAAGGAGCACCCGGAGATTCTGGCGGAAGAGAGCTGAGCTTGCACTCTACAGTCCCGGTGTGCTTAACCATGCAGGGCTCGCCGAGTTTCCCTCGTCCCCTGTAGGTGCTTCAAGCATTCCTGGCTCCCAGCATCCTGTAAGGAGCGACAGGAGTGGAGTTGGGTGGAGACCAAGAAAGAAGTCGGGGGCGGTGTATCTTGTTCTTAAGcagaataccttttttttttttttaaatgatgttatAACATGACTCCTTTGGCTCTTTTCAAAATCATGGTCCTATTTTTATAAAAGAACTATTCATACTCTGCTGGAGGAGTCGTTTTTAGCTATGGCATAAGCCTTACAAAAACCTGTCGCCTCTTTTCACCTCTGATAGAAGAGGAGCCCAGACTTTCCCATCACCCGCCTTTCTTAACGAGAGAACACAGTGACTGAAAATCCCACTTCTGACACCTAAGTACTTGCACTTATCTTTTGGCATGAAGTTAAATATGGGTTACCACCTGCATGATGCCTTCAGACTGAGGAATCCCAGGGAACACTGAGGCTCCGCGCCAGCCCCCCCAGAGTGCCAGCTCTCACAGAACACAGGAGGAATGGTTTGGGTGTTCTGCATCATTCCAGGATTGATGTTTCTGGAACTGTTGGCATGATCATTGTCATCTCTTACCGGGGACAGAGTTCCAGTCACTTAACTCTTTTTGAAGCAAAGGTATCTTAGGGAATTACATGTGTATATGAGAGGGAAATGTTTCTATATGAAAGAGGATGGGGAAGCAGCTACTCCTTATGCGCTGAAAATACTTCAGTGGGAAAAGCTGATTAGGGTTAGACTTCTGGACAAACATTTTCAAATAGCATCAGTGTAGTCAGAGCCATAACATTGAATTCAAGAGCGGGGAGGCCCAATACGGTGGCGTAgcctaatcctagcactctggaggttgaggcaggaagatctaaTGTTTGAAGCCAAACTGGGTACATGGCAAGGCTCTGAGAAGGAGTGGAATTGCCGTGAGGGGACCCCTGGAGATATTAGAGGTTTTAAAATAGCTCCTCCTGCCTGTGGCACGATGGAATTGGCAAGGGGGCATAGAGTGGTAATGGAAACCATTTGTTACCAAGGTGTTAAACTCAATGGGAAAGTCAGGTTTCCTCTTGACCTTGTTTTGTGTCTCAGAGGAAGAAGATTATTTGGCTCCttcagtaattaattaaaagacagCCTCTGTCCTGCTGCTTGGTCTTGCATTTGCAGAATCTACAGCcaagaagaaaatgtatttttgaaaGAACAGCGTCTGGCCTCATCCCTCACTAATTGACACCCCATCTGCTGAtgccatttttttccttcctgttctctccacTCCCCAGGAAGCAATAGAGCTCTTGTTTGGTAACTGCTAAAAtctttttaagaggaaaaaaagcatAATAAAGATTCTAGCTCCTTGG is part of the Meriones unguiculatus strain TT.TT164.6M chromosome 11, Bangor_MerUng_6.1, whole genome shotgun sequence genome and encodes:
- the Thg1l gene encoding probable tRNA(His) guanylyltransferase isoform X2 translates to MTLVASQFASSYVFYWRDYFEDQPLLYPPGFDGRVVLYPSNQTLKDYLSWRQADCHINNLYNTVFWALIQQAGLTPVQAQQRLKGTLTADKNEILFSQFHINYNDEPHMYRKGTVLVWQKVDEVRAQEVRLPAEMEGEKMIVTRTRNRLVPLYCDLIGDAFWKEHPEILAEES